The nucleotide sequence CTCCGACCTCGTGCAACGGAGCCCTGTGCGCGGCCAGTGACTTGCCGTTGACCAGGGCGTGACCGGTGGTCGGCCGGTCGAGTCCCATGATCATCCGCATGGTGGTGGATTTGCCGGCCCCGTTGGGGCCGAGGAACCCGGTGACGATCCCGGGTCGGACGGTGAATTCGAGGGCATCGACGGCGAGGGTGTCGCCGTACCGCTTGGACAGGTTCACGACTTCGATCATGACCTCAGTCAACGCCGCGGCGACGGCCCTGTCGTCGTCCGGGCGATGACACTCTGCCATACCGCGGACGCAGTATGCGGCGGTGCGGGACTCAGGGTTCTCCCGAACGTTCGGCGTGCGGCGACGACACCAGCCCGGACTGATAGGCCAGCACCACCAGCGCGGCACGATCGCGCACCCCCAGTTTCAACATCGACCGGTTGACGTGCGTCTTGGCCGTCAGCGGCGAGAGCACCAGCCGGCCGGCGATCTCCTCGTTCGACAGGTCGGCCGCCACGAGCGCGACCACCTCCCGCTCGCGCGCGGTCAGCGCTGCGAGCCGTTCCGGGTCGTTCGCGGTCCGCTCGGGACTGGCCAGGAACCGGCTGATCAGACTGCGGGTGGCGGCCGGGGACAGGAGCGATTCACCCCTGGCCACCATCCGGATGCCTTCGAGCAACTCGATGGGCGCCACTCCCTTGCCCAGGAAGCCGCTCGCTCCGGCCCGCAGAGCGGCCGCCACATGGACATCCAATTCGAAGGTGGTCAGGATCAGAACCCAAGTAGAGCTGCAGGTCTCGTCCGCACAGATGGTCTCGGTGGCTCCGATCCCGTCCAACTCGGGCATCCGGATGTCCATCACCACCACGTCCGGGTGCAGCAATCTGGTCAGCGCCACCGCCGCCCGACCGTCGGCTGCCTCACCCACCACCTCCAGCTGCGGGTCGCTGCCGATGATGGCCCGGAAGCCGCCGCGGATCAGCGCCTGGTCGTCTGCGATCAGCACTCTGATGCCGACTCCGCCACTGCTCATCGAGCGGCGCCCGGCACCGATGCGATGGCGGGTATCCAGGACGCAGTCGGTCCGGCCGACAAGGGTCGGTCGGCGGCCACGGCCGGTAACGAGGCGAAGACCCGGAACCCGCCCCCGACCACGGGTCCCGTCTCCAGCCGCCCACCGACCGCCGCGCACCGCTCCTTCATCCCGACCAACCCGAAACCGTGACCGTCCGGCGCAGCGGGCGGCGACCCCGCCCGGTCCGCCGAATTGACGATCTCCAGGACCAGCGAACTCTGGCGGTAGTCGATCATCAGTCCCACCCGGCTGCGGGCGGCATGTTTCTGCACATTGGTGAGGGCTTCCTGGATGAGGCGGCCTGGTCGACCGCCGGCGGCAGCGGTCGCGGCCGGCCCCTGAGGGTCGAGCTCACGTCCAGCCCAGCCGCCCGCAGCGGGTCTGTCAGGGTGCTGATCCGGGCCAGACTCGGCCCCGGCTCGGTCGACTCGCCGTCACCCACACTGCGTAGGACACCCAACACGGTGCCCAGTTCGTCCAGGACCAGGCCGGCCGCCGTCCGGGCGTGGGCGAGCGCGGCGCCCGCCGCGTCCAGATCGGTGCGCAGCAGGTGCGCGGCCACCCCGGTCTGCACACTGACCACGGCCATGTGGTGGGCCAGCGAATCGTGCAGGTCCCTGGCGATCCGCAGTCTCTCCTCGGCAACTCGCCGGGCCGCCTCGGTCTCACGGCTCAGCTCAGCCCGCTCCGCCCGGTCCTCCAGCCCGGCGAAGGCGGCACGACGGTGCCTGACCGCGATGCCGGCCGCCGCCGCGAGCAGCGTGAGGATCACCGGATTCAGGTTCGCGGCCGCCAGGCCGCCGAACCCCTGCGCGACGAGAGACCTGATCAGAAGGGCCCCCGAGATAGCGCCGCAGAGGGCCATCGACACCGTCGATCTGGTTCTCGACGCGACGGTGCCTGCTGCTATCAGCATGGCCCCGCCGGTGAATCCAATGGGTAGCGAAACGCTCAGGGCCACCAGGGTGATCACCGCAAGTACGACCAGCACGGTAATCGGCCGCCGCCGCCTGAAGGTCACCACCACCACGCACAGGACCGCGATCGCCGCGTCCGCACTGGTCAGCCGGTGCAGGTCCGCCCGCGAGTAGAGCGAGCCGGACACCGTGAGCGACACCACGACCAGACCGAGCACGGCGTCGGCGAGCAGCTGGTGCCGCCGGATCCAGCCGAGCGCTGCGTCACGGTTCACCCGCCTACCGCAGTGTGGCCGGGCGAGAAATGGATAGCCTGCTTCAGCCGATCGGCTCTGCCCCGTCACCGGCCAGCAGCTGCTGCGGCACCTGGCTGAATTCCCAGTTCGAGCCGTCGGTCGACCGCAGGACCCACACTACGTCGTAGCGATCTTCCGGCCACGTCGCCGGCGCCGGTGGATGAACCGTTCCCAGCCCGGCGACGATGGCTGGTATCTCCTCGTGCTGCCAGGAGATCAAACTGACCTCGGCGGTCCGCACTGCCGCCACCAATCGAGCGACATCCCCCTTCTGACAGGAGGTGTCGACCGTCAACCCAAGCCGGTCGGCCAGCTCGGCGATGGTCTGGGCCGGACGCCGGCTGCCCTTCTTGCGGTGGGCATCCGAGGCGAACAGGGCTCGCGGCACCTCCAGCCCGGCACGCACCTTGCCGTCGACCGGCGCGAACAATGCCGCCAGTGCGCCGGCTCTGGCCCACCCGCGGATGGTCAGTGATTCCTCGTCGGGGAGGCCGTGCGCCGTGACACCGAACGGGCCACCGGAGCCGGTCGGCTTCTCCGCATGACGGACCAGCATGACGAGGGTCGTTCTCACCCGGCGAGCCTACCGATCCCGGCCGGCTCTCCGGGACACCATCAGGCGCTCGGCGCGCGCGATCAACCGGCCGGCAGTACGGTCACGATGTGACTCGATACAGATTCCTGGACGCCTCGGGCGACCCCGTCTCGGAGGCCGATTTCGACGGCCACGACGACGCTCTCGACTGGGCCCGCGTCCAGGAGGAGACCGAGGAGGACATCCAGCGAGTGGAGTTCCTGGGCCCGGCCGGAGACTGGCGCTGGGCCGGCGCGCTGCAGAGCTGACTTTCCGAGCGAGCCGGCCGACGCCGTCAGGCGTTCTGCCTCCGGGGGATGACGATGACGACGATCAGCGTCAGGATGCTGAAGAAAAGACCGAGAATGCCGAACAGGATCGCACTGTAACCCTTGGACTTGGCGATGATCGCGCACAGGATCATCGCGATGATTCCGCCGATCAGCAGGAAGATCCCTTTGATGCCGCTGAGGATGAAGCCGCTGACGGCCGTCGGCTCGACGGGGACGTTGAAAAGTAGGTGGTGCAGCATGTTGTTCCCTGTCCGCCTCGACCGTTCCCGGTGTCGGCAATGTGCGAGCAGTATCGGATCAAGCAGTCCATTGTGACCTGGGTACCCGCTCTGCCACCCGTTCAATCCTTCAGTATCGAAGCCAGCCCCTGACCTGCTCGGCGACCCCACCCGACCACAGCTGGAGGAATGCGCCGGCGGCCGCGACCCCGCGGGTCTGCTGCAGAGCGTGCAGACGGCCGATGGTGAAGGAATTCTCCCCGTCCAGGAACATCCGGACCCCGATACCGCGCAACGTCTCCCGGATCAGGACGCTGTCCTGGTGATCGCCCAGTATTTCTTGCAGCGCGGTGGCGGCGGCAACCAGCGCGGCCGCCGGCCGGCCCAGTGCGGGTGCAGCGACCTCGGCGGCATAGCGGACCCGTTTGGCAGCTTTGCGGACCTCGTGCAACCAGATGTCCCGGCTGTCCCGCACTCCAGGTTCACCTGATGACGCCAACCCGTACAGGGCTTTGCACGAGTGGGAGACCCGTTGCCGCAGCACCGGTCGGGCCTTGCCCGAAGCGAGTTCGGTGAACGGCGGCGCAGCGACGAGATGCTCCAGACGCTCCAGCAACTGGAAATACCGTGAGGACTCCATCGCCGCGACCAGCGTGTCGTGGGCAGTGCGGTAGTCCGACCGCAGCTCCACCTCGAGCCCCGCCGCCACCGGACCCAGCACCAGGTCATCCGGCTCCGCCGCGACCGCCTCCAGCAGGTGGCTGCGCTGCACCTCCACATCCCGGGCGCCGCCCAGGGTGGCGCCGAGCCACTTCAGTTCGCCGCGGATCGGATCGGTGATCTCGCGTTCCAGCAGCGGCCGGAACGTCGCAAGCGCGCTGCGCAGCCGCCGGGTCGCGACCCGCATCCGGTGCACGGCATCGGCGGTGCTGTGGCGGACTCCGCTGTCACGGCCGAGGATCTCGGTGACCTGCTCCGCCAGATAGGCGTGCACCACCGCGCCGGCCGGGCTCTTCTCCGTCAGGTCGGCGACCGCCGGCGGCAGCGGGTCCCGGTTCCGGTCCAGCGCGTGATGCACCTTGGACGGCCAGATCGACAGCGTCGCGCCCGACGCAGTGAAAAGTTCCGCGGCGGCGGTCAGCAGTTTGCGGGAGCCGTCGACGAGTTCGATCTCCCACTCACGCCAGGTGTTGACCAGCGCCTGCCCGGCGATCGGGGTCGAGGTCACCACATCGTCACTGACCTCGGCCAACACCCTGCCGCGCTCGGAGATCAGGCGGTGCACCACCCGATGGGTGGACAACGTCGCCACCGGACGCGGTTCGCCGTCGCGGATCCAGGCGCGCACCCTGGTCAACAACTCCGCCGGCACGCCGGCGTCGTCATCGCCGAGGGGCCGAGCCAACTCCGCCCGGTCGTCTCCGCCGCGCGGCAGCTTCAGATGCCAACCGGCGTCCGTCCCGCCGGTGCGCCTGCGCAACGTGATCCCCGCCGCGGCCAACGCGAGGTCGTCCGTGTCGCAGTACACCGCCTCCAACGTCGACGACAGCACCTGTTCGACCCGGGACACCTTCGGCAATCCCAGCATCGACGGAATCGCCGTCTTCATCGCCACCTCGAATTTGCGTTCGATCTCCAGGTGTTCGGCAGCCATTCATTCACTCCTGACGGGTGGGATCTCGATGCGGAGCGATGGTCACCCGAGTATGACCGCCACCCCTGGCGCAGGTCGCTGCGGCCCTCGAGGTCGATGGTCCCGAGGGTGGACTCCGGTAGAGGCGCAGCGGAGTCCTCAGATGACCTGGTGGTTGATCCCGACCCGCCAGGCCTCCAGCAGCATCGGCGCGACCGACGGGCCGGCGATCAGGATGCCGCTGTCCTGCGGATGAACGTTCAGCCGGCCGCGGGCGTCGTAGACCAGGGCGCCGGCTTCGGCGGCGATCAGCGCGGCAGCCGAATCGTCGATCGGGTCGTAGGCCCCGATGATGCAGCCGGCGGCCCGCCCGGCCGCTGCCTGGACCATCGACAGTGCGGAGGATCCCATGATCCGCACGGTGCACTGCTGGGCGGCGAGAGCGGTGACGGTGTCGGACATCCCCGGCCAGGGAAGATGGGCCAGCCATTCCATCGTGACGACGGTGCCGGCCAGGGTGACACCGCGGTGGGGGGCAAGGGGCCGGCGGAGTGAACCGATGCGGAACTGCTGGTCCAGGTGGGCCAGGTAGGCACCGCCGGCTCGCCGGGCGAGGAAGATCTCCCGGCGGAACGGGTCGACGACAACGCCCAGCAGCGGACCGTTCTCGTCCCAGCAGCAGAGGGAGAAGGAGCACCAGGCAAGCCCGTTGGCATAGTTGGTGGTGCCGTCGATCGGGTCGCAGTACCAGGTGTGGCGAGCGCCGACCGGACCACTGTCGCCGTCCTCCTCGCCGCAGAACCGATGGTCGGGGAAGGTGGTGGCGACAGCAGTGCGCACGTGACGTTCGATCTGGCGGTCCAGCCGGGTGACGAGATCGGCGCCATGACGCTTGGTCTCGACGGAGGTGGCCGGGGTGTGGAAGATCCGTTCGGCGGCCCATGCACCGAGTCCGGCCGCCAGACGCTCCATGTCCCCGACCGACGGATGCTGCGGTCGGGACGGGTGGTTCATCGCGCGACCGGTGCTCTGGTACCGACCAGCGACACGAGATCCTCGATGTGGTTGGTGGTGACGGCATCCGCGCCCTGGATGATGACGGCCGCCATGTCCCGCGGGTGGTCGACCGTCCAGACGCTGACCAACATCCCGCGCTCGTGCATCCGGTCGGCGACCGACGCGGTGAGCAGCTGGAAATAGGGGTTGAAGAACTCCGGCCGCAGCGAATCGAGCAGCTGCTGACCAGGAAGTTCCAGGCTGTCCCACGTCAGGGCGATGCGTGCGGTGGACGATCTGGCCCTGACCGGTGCGGTGAAGCCGGCGTACAGGGCGAGATCAGCGCAGCCGAGCCGGATCAGCAGTTCCGCGGCGACCGGCCCGGCCGCCGGTTCCGGAAGGTCCACCATCAGTTGCACTCCCGCCGACTGGGCCAGGTCGGCCGCGTCGGCCAGGGTCGGGATCCGGCTGCCGCCGACCGGCCGGAGCCGGGCCAACTCGGTCGACGCCAGTTCCGACAGCCGCCGTGGTTCACCCCAGATCCGCGTCAGGTCCGCGTCGTGCAGCAGCACCGGCACTCCGTCGGCCGTCAGCCGGACGTCGATCTCGAGCATGTCCGCGCCCGCGGCCACGGCAGCCTCCAGCGCCTCGAGGGTGTTCTCCACGTGCCCCACCGGTTCGCCGCGGTGGGCGATGGTCAGTGTCATCGGGGGTGCCCGCTTCCGTTGATCAGGGCCGGAGGCCGCGAATGCTGTTGCGCTGCTGACCGATCGGGCATCGATCGGGTGGCCCGCGGTATGGCGTACGAGGCTGCGTCGTTCTGCAGCAGGCCATTCTCGTACACGAGAGCCCGTCGGGCCCGGACGCCGACGTCGGACCCGCTGGGCAGTGCAGCACCCGAGTAGGCGCGCAGAGACGTGCCTCCGCAATCCAGGAGGATCTCCTGGAAATGGCCCCGGGGGACGATTCTGGAGACCGTGGCCGGGCAGGTACCGGCGGCACCTGCGCCCGATAGGACGAGGTCCTCGGGCCTGATCCCGACGCGGTCCCCGGCACCGGCCGACAGGAAATCGACTGGCAGCACCCGGTCGTCGGCCATCCGGACGCCGGCCGCGGTGGGCGACGTGTCGATCAGGTTCATCGCACCGATGAACTCCGCGACGAACGAGGTGGCCGGCGCGGCGTAGAGCTCGGTCGGGGTGGCGTGTTGTTCGATGCGGCCGGAGTTCATCACGGCGATCCGGTCCCCCATCGCCATCGCCTCGTCCTGGTCGTGGGTGACCAGGACGGTGGTGATGCCCAGCCGCTGTTGGATCTCCCGGATGTCCTCGCGGACCTTCACCCGCAGTTTGGCGTCGAGATTGGACAGCGGTTCGTCCATCAGCAGGACCTTGGGTTCCAGGACCAGGGCCCTGGCCAGTGCCACCCGCTGCTGCTCGCCACCGGAGATCCTGGCCGGCATGGTGTCACGGTGATGACTGAGGTTGACCAGATCCATTGCCCAGTCGACCTTCTCGCGGACGGCTGCGCGGGACATCCGGCGCAGGGTCAGCCCGAAGGCGATGTTCGCGGTCACCGACATGTGCGGCCACAGCGCGTAGTTCTGGAAAACCATTGCGGTCGGTCGCTTTTCCGGCGGCGCGTGCGTGTAGTTGATCCCGTCGATCTCCAGCGTGCCGGTGTCGGCGGCCAGGAACCCCCCGATCATCCGCAGGGTGGTGGTCTTGCCGCAGCCGGACGGCCCGAGCAGGCAGATCAGCTCGCCCTGGGCGACGTCGAGGTCCAGGCCCTCGACGATCTTGCGGCCGCCCAGGATCTTGCTGACGGCCCGCAGCCGCAGCCCTGGGGCCGGGTCGCGGGGTGGGGTGGGCGGAGTGGGTGCGTTCGTCATCTGATCTGAAATCCTTCCGCAAGTTGGCCGCCCATGACGTGTTTGCGGACCGCCAGCAGGAGCAGCACCGACGGGATCGTCAGCACGATGGCGAAGACGGCCGCGGCCTGCTCCGGGTAGTTCTCCACGAGGGAATACATCTGGGTCGGCATGGTGATGTAGGTGGGCGCCCCGACCAGGTAGGTGCCCTGGGACTCGTCGAAGCACGACAGGAAGGCCAGGATCGCAGCCACCGCGATCCCCGGAGCGGCCAGCCGCAGGGTGATCCTGGTGAAGACGCGGAAGCGGCCGGCGCCGGCGTCCCTGGCCGCGTCGATCAGGCTGGGTGGCACCGCCGCGAACGCGGCGGCCGGGATCCAGGTCATCGTGACGACGGTGCCGAGCAGTTGGATGATGATCACCCCGGTGACGGTCGTCATCAGGTGCAGTGCGTAGAACAGCGTCGCGATCGAGGTGAACAGACCCATCTTGGGGAACGCGTTGGTGGCGAAAAGCCCGAGAAGGATCACCCGCCGACCCGGAAAGTTGCTGCGGCCCATGGCATAGGCGGCCGGGAGGCAGATGATCGCCGAGGCTGCGGTCGCGCCGAGCGCGAACAGGAGCGACAGCGTGAACGAGTGGCCGAGCTCGGTGCCCTTCAGGACGGTGCCCCACCAACTCATCGTCCAGGTCTGCGGCAGCAGCGCGGGTGCCTTCCACCGCTTCGAGAACGCGGCCAGCGCCATCCACAGCAGCGGCCCGACGACGAACAGCGTCAGCAGCAGCGCGAAAACCGCAGTGGCCGTGCGGGTCAGCACCGTACGCAGCGACCGAGGTGCTGGCGCGGCCCACGATCGGGCCGGCCCGGAGACGAAGGATCGAACAGGACCGGCGGTCACGCGGCGACCGCCGTACTCCGGGAGGCCCTGGCGTTGGCCCAGATGTAGAGGGCACCGATCCCGGCAGCCAGTGCGAACAGGACGACGGCCATCACCTGGGCGTTCTGCGGACGCTGGTAGGCCGCATACGTCTGCTGCAGGGTGACGCCGAGCATGGTCGGCGCGGTCGGGCCGATCAGGTACGGAATGGTGAACGAGCCCATCACCGACACACCGGTGAAGGTCGCCACGATCACCGTCGGCACCGTCGTCATCGGGAGCATCACCGACCACACCGCCCGGGCGCGGGATGCGCCGGCATCCCGGGCGGCATCGATCAACGCGTCCGGGACCGCGGACAGCCCGGACGAGATCAGCAGCACCGCAAAGGGAAGCGACGCCCAGGTCTCACCGATCACGATGCCGGACGTGTGGTAGCTCCAGGCCGGCAGCGTCACGCCCAGTTGCTTGCCGACGCTGACCAGGAAACCGGTGTTGAGGTAGAACTTCCGGATCGCATAAGCCCCGATCACGATCGGGATGAAGAGCGGGATCACCGCCACACCGGACAGCACCCGGCCCAGCCGGCCGCCGGTGAGCCGGGCGTGCAGGGCCACCGCCCACGCCAGCACGACGGTGACCGCCACCGTGATCGCGGTGACCCACAGCGTGACCCCGAGATCACCCCGGAACCGCGAGTCGGCGAAGACCGAACGGTAGGCGTCGAACGTCGGACCCCAACCGACCGCAGAGTGCACCGACACCGAGAGGGAGGTCGCCACCGAGTTGAGACCCCCGGTGTAGCCGAAGGTGTACGCGATCCCGATGACGATGGGGACGCCGACGAACACGATCACCAACAGCACCGGTGGGCTGGCCATCACCAGCATCGACCACCGCGAGCCGACCGGGCGTGGCCGTCGGGTCGGGCCCGGCGTCGGGGTCGGTGCCGGTGCGGTCAGGACGGACACGCTCATCCGGGGACTTTCGCCGCCCACTGGGACTGCATGTCTGCGCCCATCTTGGAACTCACGCCCGGCCGCAGATTCTGCACGTCGACGCCGCCGAAGGCAGTCTGCTCGGCGGTCGGGAGCTTGGTCATCGAGATGGCCGGGAACCCGGCGATGCTCTTGACGATCTCGCCCTGCTGCTGCGGCTGCAGCAGCCACTGGATGAAGGCGGCGCCGGCCGCGGCGTGCTTGCTGCCCTTGATGATCGCCAGGTACGCCGCGCCGCCGGTGAACGACGGATCGGCGATCTGCGTGACCTTGTACTCGGCGCCCAACTGCCCCTGGCCCTTGGCGGCCAGGAACTGGTCCGACCAGACCGGGGCCATCGAGATCTCACCCTTGCCGAGCAGATCCAGCACCGCCTGGTTGCCGTTGGGATACACCTTCTGGTAGATCGAGGGTGTCAGGCCCTTCAGGGTCGTAAAGCCCTGTGCCCACTGGCTTTCCAGTGCCGGCGTATAACCGGACTGCATCTTGGTCAGATCCGCGGCGGAGACGTAGGAATCCAGTACGGTCTCGACGAACGAACCACCGGAGCCGCCGCTGGAGGGATCGTTGTAGGTGAACTGCCCGGGGTTGGCGATGATCCACGCCAGGAGATCCTTCAACGTCTTCGGCGGGTTGGCGACCTTGGTCGAGTCGTAGGCCAGCAGCACCGAGGAACCCCGGTAGGGCAACGCTGCGGAGTCGAACCGGGCCAGTGCAGCCGGATTCACCTCCGAGATGGCCGGGACCTGCGCCGCGGTGATCTTCTGGGTCAGCCCGGCCTGGGCCGCCGCCTCGGCGACCGAATCGTCGGCGACGTCGATCGGCGGAGCCTGCCCGACCTTGTCCGCGGCGGCGATCTTCGAGACATTGAGATTCGCGTTGGCCGAATGGATGTCGAAGACGAAGTTGACGGTGAACTGGGGGCACGCCTTCTTGAAGGCGGGCAGCAGGGTCTGCTGCCACAGGTTCTGCACGTTGACATCACCGTCGGAGGAGAAGGTGAACGTGTCCGCCGCCGCGGAGGACGGGCACCCGGACATCGGGGCGCCTGCCGCCGACACCGCCGCCGAGCTGGAACCCGCCGACACCGCCGCCGAGCTGGAACCCGGGGAGGCCGATGAGGCGGTGGACGTCGAGGAGCAGGCCGAAACCGTCAACAGGGATGCTGCGACGGCAACGGCCAGAACGGTGCTGGAACGCATGATTCTCCAACCGGGAGTCTGTGGGATGACTCCGCCAGAAAATCATCGCCCGGAGTCGTGCAGGCACATCCTCGGTGAACGGAAGAAAAAGAACCCGGGCCCGGCAGGTGGCGCGCATCCCCCGGGGTTCGGTGCTGCAGTGCACGGTTCCCTGCCGCACCTCGAGATCTACCGGTCGAGGGCCGGTCGCTGGTCGGCAGCGGCGACGGGCCTCTCGGGCGCGTTCGCGGCGCCCGTCGGCGCACCGCCCTGGAATCCCTTGCGGACCGCCTCGAAGATGGCTGAACCCTGTCCGACCAGCGATGCCGCGATGTCACCGAGACCGTCGGCTCCGTTGAGGACCGTCACATTGGCCCCGTTGAGTCCCTGTGCCGCCGACTTCACGATCTCCGGGAGTTGCTCGATCAGCATGCGATCGAGAGCGACCCGATTGTTGGAAGCAGCCGCCGCAGCCAGCACCTGGATCTTCTGCGCCTCGGCCGCCGCCAGAATTCTCGTCTTCTCCGCCTCTGCCTGGGCCGGTTTGACGACCTCGGCGACCAGTTGCTGCTCACGGAGTTCGGCGTTGCGCTCGGCGACGGCCTTCTGGGCCTGCAGGACCTCCAGCTGGGCCCGCGCCTGGGTGAGCGGTCCGGCCTGGGCCGCGGTGGCCTGCGCCTTGTCGACCTCGGCCTTGTACTGGGCCTGCAGCACGGTGGTCTGGCGTTGGTACTCGGCCTGCTTCCGCAGGGAATCCTGTTCCGCCTGGGCAGCGAACTGGTTGGCGTTGGATTGCGCGATGGAGGCGGCCTGCTGGATGGCCGCGTTGTGCGGGGCCGACATCGCCACGATGTACCCGAGCTGCCCGTCGTCGATGGACTGGATCTGCAGGGCGTCGACGGTCAGGCCGATCTTGGCCATCTCGGCCTTGCTGCCGTCGAGCACCTCGGTAGCCAGTTTCTGCCGTTCGGTGACGATCTCCTGGACGGTCATCGAACCGATGATGGACCTCAGGTGGCCGGCGAAGATCCGGCCGGTCAGGACGGACATCTGATCCTGGTCGGACAGGAACCGCTGCCCCGCCGCGACGATCGAATCCACGTCACTGCCCACCTTGAAGGCGATGACGGCCTTGACGTTGAGCGCGATACCCTGCTTGGTGACACAGGTTTCCTGTACCTCGGCCTCGCTCATGGCCAGCGACAACAGATTCGCCCGACGCACGAACGGCAGCACATAGGCGCCATGGCCGATGACGACGCGGAAGGGTGAGCCTCCGTTGGAGCGGCCACCGGAGATCAGCAACGCCTGGTCGGGGTCGGGAACTCGGTATCCGAACATCGTGCAGGCGCCTCTTCCGGTGGTGGTGGATGAACAGCGTGCCTGTCCGGACGGCGTGCACGACCGACCTACCCCGCTTCCGTGCGCGACGCGCCGGGCTACTCGGGTTCGGTCGATTCCGACGCTACGCCGATCCGGTGCCCGATGGGCCGCCACCGGTCACGACCACGCGCACCGATTC is from Nakamurella sp. PAMC28650 and encodes:
- a CDS encoding flotillin family protein; the encoded protein is MFGYRVPDPDQALLISGGRSNGGSPFRVVIGHGAYVLPFVRRANLLSLAMSEAEVQETCVTKQGIALNVKAVIAFKVGSDVDSIVAAGQRFLSDQDQMSVLTGRIFAGHLRSIIGSMTVQEIVTERQKLATEVLDGSKAEMAKIGLTVDALQIQSIDDGQLGYIVAMSAPHNAAIQQAASIAQSNANQFAAQAEQDSLRKQAEYQRQTTVLQAQYKAEVDKAQATAAQAGPLTQARAQLEVLQAQKAVAERNAELREQQLVAEVVKPAQAEAEKTRILAAAEAQKIQVLAAAAASNNRVALDRMLIEQLPEIVKSAAQGLNGANVTVLNGADGLGDIAASLVGQGSAIFEAVRKGFQGGAPTGAANAPERPVAAADQRPALDR
- a CDS encoding extracellular solute-binding protein, producing the protein MRSSTVLAVAVAASLLTVSACSSTSTASSASPGSSSAAVSAGSSSAAVSAAGAPMSGCPSSAAADTFTFSSDGDVNVQNLWQQTLLPAFKKACPQFTVNFVFDIHSANANLNVSKIAAADKVGQAPPIDVADDSVAEAAAQAGLTQKITAAQVPAISEVNPAALARFDSAALPYRGSSVLLAYDSTKVANPPKTLKDLLAWIIANPGQFTYNDPSSGGSGGSFVETVLDSYVSAADLTKMQSGYTPALESQWAQGFTTLKGLTPSIYQKVYPNGNQAVLDLLGKGEISMAPVWSDQFLAAKGQGQLGAEYKVTQIADPSFTGGAAYLAIIKGSKHAAAGAAFIQWLLQPQQQGEIVKSIAGFPAISMTKLPTAEQTAFGGVDVQNLRPGVSSKMGADMQSQWAAKVPG